The Bradysia coprophila strain Holo2 unplaced genomic scaffold, BU_Bcop_v1 contig_151, whole genome shotgun sequence genome contains a region encoding:
- the LOC119074835 gene encoding putative phosphoenolpyruvate synthase, whose product MKTVYNRYSPDGVKDYHNADTFNDEIEFELNDIDRFPFILSTHFNTSKVSTVYQLLTLVLLTEGSTELTVEHYADIALMLGSCKDVESAEVPKLLEEIAIEIYNRAKANEFINISPLEGIKWLKENCPTASASVQAFLNKHGHRALKEYDLVAITWGMKPDQVIDMIQTTIKGILSYKKDITAKKKEMTVRDIISKLKTPKKRLTRFMLSKLIPLCQKAVQLRETSKSAMIAFIHEIRKAYRHLAELLYAEGLLPNTDLIFYLHREEILELLHVPTKDEPVSINKSKLITKAMRRMKLFPSWASDRFNELNFGVVKPINNDVPWNVDGSVKHVTGTPVCEGVVTARACVIKSFDEVHKIEQGDILVTYGTDIGWSPYFPILGGIVTELGGLISHGAIVAREYGLPCVVGCTGATDIFKFGETITMNGSKGIIIKASDGSKTVVSA is encoded by the exons ATGAAAACCGTCTACAATCGATATTCACCCGATGGTGTAAAAGACTATCACAATGCTGACACGTTCAACGACGAAATCGAATTCGAACTCAATGACATTGATCGCTTTCCGTTCATCCTGAGTACTCACTTCAATACATCCAAAGTAAGTACGGTGTACCAACTGTTGACCTTGGTATTACTTACGGAAGGAAGTACTG AGTTAACAGTGGAACATTACGCCGATATTGCCCTAATGTTAGGCTCGTGCAAAGACGTAGAGTCCGCCGAAGTACCAAAATTATTGGAGGAAATTGCCATCGAGATTTACAATCGTGCCAAAGCAAATGAGTTTATCAATATCAGTCCGTTGGAGGGCATCAAATggttgaaagaaaattgtccGACGGCTAGTGCTTCGGTTCAAGcttttttgaacaaacacGGTCACCGAGCGCTGAAAGAGTACGACCTTGTGGCAATTACGTGGGGAATGAAACCTGACCAGGTCATCGATATGATCCAAACAACGATTAAGGGAATACTTTCTTATAAGAAAGACATCACAGCGAAGAAGAAAGAGATGACGGTTCGGGACATTATCAGCAAGCTAAAGACTCCGAAAAAGCGCTTGACAAG ATTCATGCTCTCAAAACTGATTCCACTTTGCCAGAAAGCCGTACAGCTCCGAGAAACGTCCAAAAGTGCAATGATCGCATTTATACATGAAATTCGCAAAGCTTATCGTCATCTCGCTGAACTTCTCTATGCCGAAGGACTACTTCCGAACACCGACCTAATATTCTATTTGCATCGCGAGGAAATACTTGAATTATTGCACGTACCGACGAAAGATGAACCtgtttcaatcaacaaatcgaaattgaTTACAAAAGCCATGCGACGaatgaaattgtttccgaGTTGGGCGTCCGATCGCTTTAACGAATTGAACTTTGGCGTCGTAAAGCCGATCAACAATGACGTGCCGTGGAACGTGGATGGCAGTGTAAAACATGTAACCGGAACACCGGTCTGTGAAGGTGTGGTCACAGCGCGTGCTTGTGTAATTAAAAGTTTTGACGAGGTGCATAAGATTGAACAGGGCGATATTTTGGTCACTTATGGAACTGATATCGGCTGGTCACCATATTTTCCGATATTAGGTGGAATCGTTACCGAGCTTGGTGGCTTAATATCGCACG GTGCCATCGTTGCTAGAGAGTATGGACTGCCTTGTGTGGTTGGATGTACGGGAGCAAccgacatttttaaattcggCGAGACAATCACTATGAACGGGTCCAAGGGAATCATTATAAAAGCGAGTGATGGTAGCAAGACTGTCGTATCTGCGTAG
- the LOC119074837 gene encoding uncharacterized phosphotransferase YvkC-like, translated as MRRNSDLYETVQRIRKVAYGIEPGNLKESCDEAVQKLKKSILEKELVAAISEQFTALIDREENPANLKFAVRSSGVGEDSDDASSAGQNETFLGLRNLDEILESVKLCWASLFTYQSVEYRRQHVQPIDTQMSVVVQIMVHSDCAGVLFTQHPVSGDPSKILITANFGLGESVVSGRVDPDSYIVERMSNGELSIISRQIGNKTHFLHMNFDDGENVLEKKVSAADQSRCCLRDDQVLNLSKIGVLLEHLYGNARDVEWAVYQVVSLTDKVHFLVAQWLNFPVRIRFIFYNHDRLQR; from the exons aTGAGACGCAATTCAGATCTGTACGAAACCGTTCAGAGAATAAGAAAAGTCGCATACGGGATAGAGCCAGGAAACTTGAAAGAAAGCTGTGACGAAGCTGttcaaaaactaaaaaaatcaattcttgAAAAGGAACTGGTGGCTGCGATATCCGAacagtttacagccttgattgACCGAGAAGAAAATCCAgcgaatttgaaatttgctgTTCGATCGTCTGGAGTTGGAGAAGATAGCGATGATGCGTCGTCCGCTGGGCAAAATGAAACGTTCTTAGGACTTCGGAATTTAGACGAAATTCTGGAAAGTGTCAAACTATGCTGGGCATCGTTATTCACTTATCAAAGTGTTGAGTATCGCCGCCAGCACGTACAACCAATCGACACCCAAATGTCGGTTGTCGTTCAAATTATGGTTCATTCCGATTGTGCTGGAGTTCTTTTCACTCAGCATCCGGTTAGTGGGGATCCCAGTAAAATTCTGATCACTGCGAATTTTGGACTGGGCGAATCGGTTGTTTCAGGACGGGTTGATCCAGATTCGTATATCGTTGAACGAATGTCCAACGGAGAGCTCAGCATCATTAGTAGACAGATTGGTAATAAAACGCATTTTCTGCACATGAATTTTGATGATG GGGAAAATGTCTTGGAGAAGAAAGTCAGTGCCGCTGATCAATCCCGATGTTGTCTAAGGGATGACCAAGTActaaatttgtcgaaaattggCGTATTGCTTGAacatttgtatggaaatgcTAGAGACGTTGAGTGGGCTGTTTATCAGGTAGTTTCTCTTACAGACAAAGTTCATTTTCTAGTTGCGCAATGGCTAAATTTTCCCGTTAGAATAAGATTTATCTTCTACAATCACGACCGATTACAACGTTAA